From Phragmites australis chromosome 5, lpPhrAust1.1, whole genome shotgun sequence, a single genomic window includes:
- the LOC133918602 gene encoding caffeoylshikimate esterase, with protein sequence MAPAGDPPPATKYFWGDSPEPDEYYASQGLRHAESYFQSPHGRLFTHSFHPLSAAHDGDVKGVVFMTHGYGSDSSWLFQSIAISYARWGYAVFCADLLGHGRSDGVHGYLGDMESVAAASLSFFLSVRRSDSYASLPAFLFGESMGGAAMLLMYLRSPPDAAWTGLIFSAPLFVIPDDMYPSRMRLFLYGLLFGLADTWAVLPDKKMVGKSIRDPAKLKVIASNPRRYRGAPRVGTMRELARVTALLQASFGEVTAPFLAVHGTEDGVTAPEGSRMLYERAPSEDKELIIYEGMYHSLIQGESDENRDRVLADMRAWIDERARRYGPAAAATNGDAKEASTA encoded by the coding sequence ATGGCACCGGCCGGAGACCCGCCGCCGGCGACCAAGTACTTCTGGGGCGACTCTCCGGAGCCCGACGAGTACTACGCCTCTCAGGGGCTCCGGCACGCTGAGTCCTACTTCCAGTCCCCGCACGGCCGCCTCTTCACCCACTCCTTCCACCCGCTCTCCGCGGCCCACGACGGGGATGTCAAGGGCGTCGTTTTCATGACCCACGGCTACGGCTCCGACTCTTCCTGGCTCTTCCAGAGCATCGCCATCAGCTACGCGCGGTGGGGGTACGCCGTCTTCTGCGCTGACCTCCTCGGCCACGGCCGCTCCGACGGCGTCCACGGCTACCTCGGCGACATGGAGTCCGTGGCCGCGGCGtctctctccttcttcctctccgTGCGGAGGAGCGACTCCTACGCGTCCCTCCCGGCGTTCCTGTTCGGCGAGTCCATGGGCGGCGCGGCCATGCTGCTCATGTACCTCCGCTCCCCGCCGGACGCGGCGTGGACTGGGCTCATCTTCTCCGCGCCGCTGTTCGTGATCCCGGACGACATGTACCCGTCCCGCATGCGCCTGTTCCTGTACGGTCTCCTCTTCGGGCTCGCCGACACCTGGGCGGTGCTCCCGGACAAGAAGATGGTGGGCAAGTCGATCCGTGACCCGGCGAAGCTCAAGGTTATCGCGTCCAACCCCAGGCGGTACCGCGGCGCGCCGCGGGTGGGCACGATGCGGGAGCTGGCCCGCGTGACGGCGCTGCTGCAGGCGAGCTTCGGGGAGGTGACGGCGCCGTTCCTGGCCGTGCACGGCACCGAGGACGGGGTCACCGCGCCGGAGGGGTCCAGGATGCTGTATGAGCGCGCGCCCAGCGAGGACAAGGAGCTCATCATCTACGAGGGGATGTACCACTCGCTCATCCAGGGCGAGTCCGACGAGAACCGCGACCGCGTGCTCGCCGACATGCGCGCGTGGATCGACGAGCGCGCCCGCCGCTACGGccctgctgccgccgccacgAACGGGGACGCCAAGGAGGCCTCGACGGCTTGA